The genome window ATTTCTATCCGGAGGCGCTGAAGCTGCCGACCTCGCGCGAGGTGGTGCGGGAGATCATGCTGCGCTCGATCGCACTGAACACCAGCGAGCAGCGGGGCTGCCTGGGTATCAATGGCGTGCTGGCGGGGTCGGACGAGGCCGAGCCGGTGCGGCAGGCCCTGATCGAGATGCGCGCCGGGGGCGAAATGCAACTCAGGGAGCGGCTCGAGCGGGCGAAGGCGGAAGGCGACCTGCCGGAATCGGCGCAGCCGGATGTGCTGGCCACCTACATCCTGGCGGTGCTGCACGGGATGGCGGTGCAGGCCAAGGCGGGGTTCCCACCCCAGGTGCTGGAGGCGGTGGCCGAGCAGGTATTGGCGGCCTGGCCCGGCAAGTGAAACTGTCCGGTCCCATGCGCGGGACCGGTTCTTTCGGTAAGCCTGACTGCGGCTTACCGGCCTAGATCGCGGCCGCCA of Massilia sp. KIM contains these proteins:
- a CDS encoding TetR/AcrR family transcriptional regulator, which translates into the protein MGRHRKIDMEKALDSVLCVFWRKGYEGASYADLTEAAGVERPALYSAFGNKESMFGLALERYYERYMDFYPEALKLPTSREVVREIMLRSIALNTSEQRGCLGINGVLAGSDEAEPVRQALIEMRAGGEMQLRERLERAKAEGDLPESAQPDVLATYILAVLHGMAVQAKAGFPPQVLEAVAEQVLAAWPGK